From Impatiens glandulifera chromosome 7, dImpGla2.1, whole genome shotgun sequence:
ATATTCCTTCACTGCCGCCATGGACAACAAATGCGTTTCCCTTGGCGACAAATCTCTCTCCATGATACTCATGTACAGAAGCTTCACCGGTGGATAGTAAACCAGCAGAAACGATGATACAAAAAGTCGCAATTGACTGTAACCACGACGACATTGCTGCTCTTTCGAGCGAGCCAAAGGTGAATTCGAAGCTCAGTATAGAGATCGAGAAACTGCGATCGGATTCGTGAGAGGAGAACGAACGAGATCTCGAGCTAGTTGCAGAACCAGActtgagaaagaagatgaagaagcgGTTACTAGTATTGACTCTCTGGTTTGGAGGAATGTAAATGCTGCGTGTCGGCTACAGAGTATAGCCATGTTCGTCGTTTAGTGACCGTTCGATTAGTTTTCATTGATCATCATGAGTTTCAAATCTTTACTTTTAATTggaaattttatcttattagtAAAACACTAAATAGTAAAACTATTGTAGTTGTAAGAAAATTATGTAATTCTCACTTTTGAGATTTTCTCAAATCTAGTATAAAGAAGTTTAATGTGATAGATTTGTTCGTTTCACGTTTAATCAaattccaaattatttaaagaatatttttaaatagatgaCTTTCCATTGTAGGAGAAATGGAAAAAGTTATGTTTTTTACCTATGTTTTGATTGACATAGAGACGGCGTCAAATTCTCTATGACCAATTCTTTTAATTTCAAAACTAGTTACATTTATCATGCATGTTTTCAAACTACTTTATATCACGATTTTTTTGTAAAGAAGTGTGGAAATAAAAATTCcataaaaatcttaatttttagttGGGAGGTTATTAATTGAGAAGTTTTGACATttaacaaactaaaaaaaatgatttcaccTTTCTAACAAATACAACATTTGTATGAAGATTGAATAATTCATTGATCATATTCTTTTTCATTGTGACTTTAACGAGAGTATTTGACTGATATgcataacatcttttatttttaatgagatATACCAATAAATATCGTTAACTTCTGAGTCAAATGGATTTAATAGAATTTTAGAAACAACAACACAAACGACTGAAACCAATGCTTACATCATGTGGTGACGATctcgaaagaaagaaagaaaagagttTTCGAAATGAAAAGTTATATGTATTATCGtctcaaataattaatgttacACGCGTTCGTTTCAATTCGAAGAAAAACTTATATGAGAtgagaaattttcaattttattaacatttaaaattcttccattgtttttctttctttccatttatagcattttgcaattttttaaaaaaaagttgacatttaaaaaaaaactaaacattaaaattataaattatttgtaatttatttttttataaattttttttttaaatttaataaaaaaaaatatcaactttttattaaaaataaattaaaaatgaaaaaaaattacaaaataaattgaaaaattaaatatgaagaTAACAAAATTATCATCTTACAATCTTTTGAGAGAAGATCATAACTTTTCACTtggaatattattttaattatttctttcctGATTcactatttttatataataataataatatacaattaaacacatgaaaatattaaattacttagagtttttatttgataaaattattttttagaaaatgataatatatataataaaatattatttgacaaaagaatttaactattttttttatttgtagtataattaaattttgtatattattatcAAAGTAAGAATTATCCTGAGATAACTAATAAGTTATAAGTCTTTATTAAAACTAAGAAGTTCATAcgtacaaaaatataaataaaataaatttaataaaaataaaaataataatatgtattcaatatttaaattttttaataaatcataaataatatattaaaataaaaaatagaacactctcattTTACCTTTAATTAACTTCgataaaataacttatcttctcacatatttttgtttcgaatgaacctctcatctcgtgatcttacacttttatttttcaatcaaatatttgattaataatttttaacatttagcatAATGACCTCATACtatggtcaatcaaatatttgattcatattttttaaccacttttaatttataccggcctattatccatatgcaaaccacatctcaatcataCTTGGttaagttgtacttgtttttgttaggctgcaagttcgaaacattcatatagcatttttaattttatttttaactattttaagtttatgagtgggtcaactcacaatccgacccaagtatctatttactctcacatatatatccaaattaaccacaactctcgacccagcaatccggacacttttaaaattaagcatcattatatatatatatatatatatatatatatatatatatatatatatatatattagttaaaaaattgaacttattgttaaaatgtcccgcgttcatcaaatttttagtatcgtgacctcacactttggtcaattaataatttgattcatatcttttaaccactttcaattgatactgGTCTATTATCCCCTATttaaaccacatctcaatcacacttggttaaaaaaattgtacttattttgttaggttacaggttcaaaacatacatataacatttttatttttaattttaaccgttttagaTTTATGGGCAaatcaactcacaatccgacccaaatattcatttactcttatatatatccaaattaaccacatctctcgacccagcaatccggacacttttgaaattaagcatcattatatatatatattagttagttaaaaagttgaacttatattgttaaaatgtcctgcgttcatcaaatttggtattgaatttaaaatataaagtattattagcctagttggttaaagagttgtatttgttttgttgtgttaaaagttcgaaacatacatatagcattttttattttatttttaaccatttaagtttatgggcgggtcaacccacaattcgatccaagtattcattactctcgtatatatatatccaaattaactacagttCTCGACTCGGTAATCCTGacacttttgaaattaaacatcattatatatatatatatatatatattagttaaacagttgaacttatattgttaaaatgtaccgcgttcatcaaatttgatgttgtatttaaaacataaagtattattagtttagttggttaaaatggttgtacttgttttgttatgttacaagtttgaaacatttctatagatttttaattttatttttaatcgttttaagtttatgagagggtcaacccacaatccgacccaaatatccatttactctaacatatatatatatccaaattaaccacagttctcgtcctggcaatccgaacacttttgaaattaaacatcattatatttatataaattaaaatataatgtcttattaacctagttggttaaaaaattgtacttggtttgttaggttgcaagtttgaaacatacactTTTGATAGATTGTAAgttctataaattaaaaatgccttaaattgaaataaaataaaaatcaattacatatttaaggattcaattttaaataaggaCTAATGTagtgtattattattataacaaaaataataataattcgatCTTCAATCAATTCTAGGgcatcaagtatcaatttaaaaaaacaaataaatgactcagcatcatttcattaaagaaaaaaataacgtGAATTATGTCTATCAAGTTCGACAAACCGTAGACttgatttaaaagaaaaaacacaagCAAACAAGGAATCATTCAAACACAATTACAAGAGTAAAATGAACCCAAAACAACAAGAGTAATATTAGCCTTTAACTCGCCTTAAAAGAAGCAACTTGAACGAATTCTTCATGTGACATTCCCCAGTTTTCTCCTATTGAAATTTTATTCAGAAGAAGTTACACTTACATCATATATACCTTTCATGATTTAGTTTATtgctttatatatttttattattcaataaaCTTATAAACGAGCAAATATCCCTTAACCAACCAAATTGAATCATCTTTCACCAACAACCGGCGTGAACAATTGGcatgaatattttgattaaaaaactGATCCACAATCTATACGAAAACAAAACAACCCACGAGTGTTGAATCAttcaaaaaaatacaaattctcttatatagtttttttttgaaCAAGATCATGCTATATTCTCATTGTTTCTTCATGAGAATAATAAATTGCATTCACAAAAGATTTATACATAGAAATCTATCCAATCCATCTTCTGGTTTCCTTGTGAATTGAAGAACTAATGTTTCAAATCTCCAAAACAATATctgcaaaacaaaaaaaaatcaagtcattttgattcaaattttcaattcaaGACAAACCATATCAACTAGCTAACTAATTGTATAACTTACATTCTGAATCTGTCTTAACCCATTGATGCccattttttttctcatcaaTTTCATCTGATTCCAATTCCTTCCTACTTCTTAATGATTTTCCCTCCACCAATTGTTTCTTGTTTTGAGAATGATTGAATTTCATTGAAAGCATCGTCCTCAGAAGCTGCAACAAGTTAAGTAACTCGAGTTAAGTAACTCGGGACAAGAGTGTTTCTTAAGAGATCAAAGTTCACGAGTTTGAATGAAATACCTTTTCCATTCTTGAATCTATCATGGAAGTAGCCGGAGATGAGTTGAAGCCATTTCCACATAAAAAGAACATCTTGTTAAAAAGGAAAGAAATTGACTTCTTCCCAATTCCAAGTTTccctttttttctttccttacAAATGGTTTTGCATCTGTCAATAATCACTCTAATGGTGCGATCAAtaatcacttcttcttcttcatcttgttGAACACTGCTGCTGCTGCAAGAAGAGATGTCAGAGATCCTACGATCCATCTCCAAGCTTGAAGGACAGTTAAGAAATCTATCCAAAGGAAGCTCAGTCGAAGCAGAAACTGATAATTCTTTCTTTCTCAACAACTTTTTCAACTCTTTTTCTAACTTCCCCACTTCCTCCGGCGAGAAGTCCGACATGTCTTcatcattttcttcctcggACATCATCAGACTCTGTTTCTGGATATTGGGTTTTTCTGTAATTGCATGATTACCCAGAGTTCCTATTGAAAGAAGCTGCCTTTGTTCATGACAGTAGTACTGTTCTTGCTTTTCTGATAATGGAAGAAtgaagaaaatttgaaaaagattcAAACTTTAATGAAATCAAATTGAGAATAAGAGAAGAAACTTACCTTGTTGAATTGACTTTGTTTGAGCTTGTCCACCATTAATGAGCTTCTTATGCATCCAACTGAAGAACTGTAAACACAACATATGTATATGATTAGTTACTATTAACAATATATGCAAAAGTATATATGatcaagaataatttatttacctTCATTATTAATAGAATTTTTACTCAAGATTAAATCAATTCTTCTTCTCTCACAATCTCTTCATGTCCATTCTATTATAAAGATTCAAGTCCATGACTGTTGGAAGACCTTgcttttgtaaaaaataatttaataacaaataagaatTCATTATTAGGATGAGGGATATTATAATCATTAATCATAGTATATAGTTGTAActacattattaatatttattctatATACAGGTCAAATGTATTAACTAACAACAATTTGAAACCAATTCTTCTATTGTAGACAATATATGAAAaagaaagtaataaaaaaagtttttgaatgAAGAAGTTATGGGTAAATCAATTCAAATGAttaatgttaaacatgtttgttTCAATACGAAGAAATGAGTTTTATATGAGATAAGAAATTTTCGATCTTATTGGAATTTAAAACTCTTCCACTgctgttttttattttctgttttacGGTTTTTTTTTTGCAACGTTTGAACGCTATTTCTAATACAAAGTTaatctttttaagaaaatatatttatcttaaataaaataaaaacctcATTAATCTAAGTCAAAATGTGATTCATTATTAAGTTttgaaaaagaattttaaaacttcttttggtagatttatttaaaaaatgttcaaagacagtgattttgagaaaatgtatattttttagggtaaaatattcaaagttattaatatataatgataaaaaaaaatgatgctTTAATATTTTGGTGAATAAATTGTGTAATGTGATGAATAAAAGAGTACATGAAGATGAATAAAAGAGTACATGAAGTGATATTTGATTAgggatatattttaaaactttatcaaAGACATACAAATCAAAACTTAATAGATGAGCAATGAGTAAATTTGATCGATTTTACCggttttatattcaatttaaactAGATTTATCCAATTTATTATCTAGATCTTTCTAGGAATTAGTGTATTGTTTATGAATAATCTAAACTTAATTTTGTTGctcaatttgttttttcttccaTCCtgtaaaatgtttttattcGTAACCTATTGGGTTACATTTGAATGTTCCATACTATTAGACTATTTTGTATCCCttaatttactaattaaaaaCTGAAGAAAACAGACTTATTTTTTTCTGAGAAAAAAGGATGGAGTGTGTAATTGGCTATATTAACAATTGATTTTTTACTCTGTTTGTTACAAAACATTTAAAGTGTGTAATTGAAATTTACCACAACATCAATTATTATAGCATATTTAAAGtctcaaaattcaaatccaTATCAAGTGAGATTTtttgagaatctcaactttaatgtttttgatgctttgttttattttgatgttAATTTCTTCACCATAATAAGTGTTCTACCAAAACCccatctttgaaaaaaaaaatgaaaaaatccTCCCTTCTTGATAAAAGACTAACTAAAATGGTATTTCTCTAAAGAGTCGAAtgaaaaattccaaaaatgtACAAATTCTTTAAAAGTTTTCTTCTCATGAacagtttaatttttttttaagttgaaattGAATCATTGAAGGAGATATTCATTAAATGATTTCTTGTTGGAGATTTGAGACAATGAGCATGTGAAATATACTTCATTCGATGAAGTTTATATATCTTGTAATTAACATAAACTACTATTTACTCTATTACCCATAACAACTTGATCAATAACTCTGAAATTCATAATagagaaagaaattatttatgGGACTTGGCAAAAGGAGATATGAGAACTTACCAATTTgggaatgttttttttttacaacttaaattaagataaatcCTAACATAAATTATGGAAGATTGTTTGACTTAAttatctcatctttcatcggaTCTTACAATTCTTTTATACAGTCATATCTTTTACTATTGCACAACCACTTGCTTccttaaaagaaataaaaaaaattacaagtgaggattaaaaaactttaattttgttcaaatatcacttaaggccttgtttggatttgGGAAccaaacatttatattttaaaacaattttgtaTGTTAAGATGATCAACTAATGATCTAGTCATGACTCTTTATTTCAACTTAAGACACTTTAATGTAAAtcgaatttgaaatattttaggtAGAAAAAATCAAGTTATAtcagatattttttatttatgctaaaatattttagaagcATAAAAACTAGAGTGGACTTATTTTGTTTAACTCATTTAGAAAGATCTTAGACAAgacattacaaattttatatgcAAAAATGAGTGTAATATGATTCCATTAGATTTAATTTACATGAGATTTGGTTTTCATATGTGACCAGTgacttgtataataaattatgatataattgGAGTTGTGTAATACATAATATTgggtaaattaattaatatatatagctCTTGCTTCAATGGTTAGAAGATTTCCAATGAAATGTAACAAAGATTTGAGATTATGGTTGTGAAGTGAATATCATTAGGTTGTGGTGAAAATATTTgagtaaatttgaaaaaaaaataaaataaataaattaccaaaaacattaaatttaactAGACATcatcacaaaattaaaaattgatcaATTTAAACCACTTCAAAAATTGCAAGAAATCTCTATATAACAAGACCTAAAACTAAGCAAACAAGTCTTAGTCTCAACAAGAGTAAAATTACTAAGAATAAAAACCACACTATTtacaaagacaaaaaaaaaaactacccAAGAACCAAATATTTATAAccttacataaaatattataccaTTGTCATTGCGTTCACAAATACGCAATAAAAGTCAAAACTCACAATACATAATGACAAGTTCCAAtacaaccaaataaaaaaaaaggtttaaacGAAGACAAATCCAACCCAAACAGGGAGGAGATCATCTAACCACATGTTCTTACACAaaaagataaaacaaaatatgacAAACAAACTCGTCAGAGCAAAAGTTGTAGAACCTAAGaatagagaaaaagaaaaaagaaaggaaGAAAGCAAAGGGGAATATAAGAATCCCAATAATAATATCGACTgagaaaaaagaagagaagttaATAATACTACCTAATAGTACAATAACTGCTGGGCAGAGGCGACATTCTGAAAGCCTCCATCATAAATGGCTTGGCTTGcaccagcagcagcagcacTATTCATTCCCATGGCAGCTGCTTGTTGTTTAAGAGGATGTTGTTGTGGTTGCTGCTGTCCCGATTGGGGATATTGATGATGGTGCATAAGGGAAGAGGCAGCGCCCATTCCCATTCCCATCCCCAtccccatacccatacccatttTGCTCATCGCGAGTTGACGTTCATAGGCCAAAATGTCATTGGCAGAGAAACCAGGCAGCATGGATGAAGCTGCTGGTGGAGGAAGTGGGTTTGAACTTGTCCCTGGTGGGGTTGGTTTGTTACCCCACGAGCACTTCATATGCAGCACAACACAAGAACAAATCAAATACAGAATATGAGAATAAACCTATATCTGAAACCATGTCATGTCGACTTATATTTAGGTTATTTGAAACTCATGATatcaaaatcttgtttgataaataaGTGGCTTTTCTGGGATTGTTCTGGTTAATTACTAAAATGTCTTTTtgtattaagaattaaaattttgtaagaaaaaaaaacaagggtagtttgatattttgattattgaattaaaaccactttgttattcaaataatcccagATCAAACAAAGCCTTAATCATTTAGGTTCAACTCAAATTAACCTAAAAAATCCAGCTTAATTAGGTAAGCAATGAAAGACAACTTTAACCcctgaaaattaaataaacaacgTTTTAAGGGTGAATTAGTCTTTTAAGTACTCTCCTGATATTTGTTCtgcattttatcaaatcaatataaataacaagtacttacaatttagatattttcatttggtttattcagCATTTATTTTGATCAGACATAAAACTCATTTGGCACTTAAAATTCAGTATTAAACACTTGCAATTTTTTCAGTTATATCAAAACACATCCTTATAAGACGAACAAAGGTGTAAGTTACCTTGATTTGTTTGCCGCTAAGAATTGACTGGCTGTTTCCCAACTGAATTGCCAAAGCTGCCTCAGTGTGGCTACTGTATCTCACAAAGCCAAAGCCCTTGTCACGTTGGGTTCTTACTTCCTCTATCACTCCAGCACCCAGATTGTGGAAGTGACGGTGTAAGTCTGTTTGAGAGACCTTTAAGATCAACAAAACTGTATGTTAATAGTGTTTCAAATTTGTCATAAAGAGTGGatagaagaaataaaataaaaacttaccTCTGGACCAATACCACCCACATATACAGTAGTGTACATAGGATTATTCTCAGGTCCCTCATTATTTGCGTTTTCTCGTCCATCCTCTACAAATGGAAGCTCACGAATGTCagcaaataaaatatttttcaaaattttccttCAGTCCACAAGATACATGAAGGTGAAATAACAGAACACCAATGTATTTGATGAAAGGATTATAAGGATCCCTTATCTcatcatcattcaaatcatcaaccaagaTACAAAAGTACtctttcttttatcatttttatagttttaaatacaaaagatattttagtaacTAAATAATCCAcgttttcatcaaacaagaagTTTTTTCTGaataatcaaacaagctctaactGAGCAAAGCTTCCCATGGAAACATGAGAAAGGTAATAAACATGCTGATATCTTTTAAAGTAACTCTAAACGACCTGAGCCATGAGTTAGTTCGACAACGCTTTTGGAATCAGAGCTCTGTTTGTCATCGCTAGTTCCAGCACCTTTAGTGGCCCAGTTACAACGTATCTGTCTACTGCCAAGCCACTTTCCTGccaaacataattattatgacTTCAGACAAACGCCAAGGGAAAATTGTGATCAAACtgaatataaaa
This genomic window contains:
- the LOC124946217 gene encoding protein NEGATIVE GRAVITROPIC RESPONSE OF ROOTS-like, encoding MKFFSWMHKKLINGGQAQTKSIQQEKQEQYYCHEQRQLLSIGTLGNHAITEKPNIQKQSLMMSEEENDEDMSDFSPEEVGKLEKELKKLLRKKELSVSASTELPLDRFLNCPSSLEMDRRISDISSCSSSSVQQDEEEEVIIDRTIRVIIDRCKTICKERKKGKLGIGKKSISFLFNKMFFLCGNGFNSSPATSMIDSRMEKLLRTMLSMKFNHSQNKKQLVEGKSLRSRKELESDEIDEKKNGHQWVKTDSEYIVLEI
- the LOC124945158 gene encoding oligouridylate-binding protein 1B-like — its product is MEHQRLKQQQQQQQQQALMQQAALLQQQSMYHPGLLAPPQIEPIPSGNLPPGFDPSTCRSVYVGNIHTQVTEPLLQEVFSSTGPVEACKLIRKEKSSYGFIHYFDRRSAALAIVSLNGRHLFGQPIKVNWAYASGHKEDTSNHYNIFVGDLSPEVTDAMLFACFSVYPSCSDARVMWDQKTGRSRGFGFVSFRNHQDAQSSINDLTGKWLGSRQIRCNWATKGAGTSDDKQSSDSKSVVELTHGSEDGRENANNEGPENNPMYTTVYVGGIGPEVSQTDLHRHFHNLGAGVIEEVRTQRDKGFGFVRYSSHTEAALAIQLGNSQSILSGKQIKCSWGNKPTPPGTSSNPLPPPAASSMLPGFSANDILAYERQLAMSKMGMGMGMGMGMGMGAASSLMHHHQYPQSGQQQPQQHPLKQQAAAMGMNSAAAAGASQAIYDGGFQNVASAQQLLYY